A genomic region of Rhipicephalus sanguineus isolate Rsan-2018 chromosome 3, BIME_Rsan_1.4, whole genome shotgun sequence contains the following coding sequences:
- the LOC119385725 gene encoding ubiquitin-conjugating enzyme E2 Z — protein MANLLKAFLDRYKAEEPTPQGLQRIQRDLAELHADPPPGVFAAPEENDMSVLHAVIVGSWDTPLEGGLFHVVLKCPPDYPMRPPHAFFLTGVQEGVSFNLHIGRGHICLSTLGTYGGMSWSPAQTIGSLLVSIQSLLSDGAAERMRHNTVSIAVCGTLEGCLKEPPASDAMPPALKKQVLKYFVDNYAKYEDSVKARIGSSSGMLSSLTGNSSYEPLLQRLRDIKKKVDEEKAADGQQNDE, from the coding sequence ATGGCCAACTTGCTGAAAGCTTTCTTGGACAGGTACAAAGCCGAGGAGCCGACGCCTCAGGGCCTGCAGAGGATACAGCGTGACCTGGCAGAGCTGCACGCCGACCCCCCGCCGGGCGTGTTCGCGGCGCCCGAAGAGAACGACATGTCCGTGCTGCACGCCGTCATCGTGGGTTCCTGGGACACTCCTCTCGAAGGCGGCCTCTTCCACGTGGTGCTCAAGTGCCCGCCCGACTACCCGATGCGGCCGCCTCACGCGTTCTTCTTGACCGGAGTGCAGGAGGGGGTGTCGTTTAACCTACACATCGGTCGGGGCCACATTTGCCTCAGCACACTAGGCACGTATGGCGGAATGAGTTGGAGCCCGGCGCAGACCATCGGCAGCCTGCTGGTGTCCATACAGTCCTTGCTTTCCGACGGCGCCGCGGAGCGAATGCGCCATAACACGGTCAGCATCGCGGTGTGCGGCACGCTCGAAGGCTGCCTGAAGGAGCCGCCAGCCTCGGATGCGATGCCGCCGGCTCTGAAGAAGCAAGTCCTCAAGTACTTCGTCGACAACTACGCCAAATACGAGGACTCGGTCAAGGCGAGGATCGGTTCCTCCTCGGGAATGTTGTCGTCGCTTACGGGGAACAGCAGTTACGAGCCACTCCTCCAGCGACTTCGTGACATCAAGAAGAAGGTCGACGAAGAGAAGGCGGCCGATGGACAGCAAAATGACGAGTGA